One Mesoaciditoga lauensis cd-1655R = DSM 25116 DNA segment encodes these proteins:
- a CDS encoding ATP-binding cassette domain-containing protein codes for MTSVVSIEKMSFGYKHFKIVEDLSFNLPKGEFLYIKGHNGSGKSTLLKLICGLFKPNSGKNHVL; via the coding sequence TTGACAAGTGTTGTTTCAATAGAAAAAATGTCTTTTGGATACAAGCACTTTAAGATCGTGGAGGACCTTTCGTTTAATCTTCCAAAGGGAGAATTTCTCTACATAAAAGGACACAACGGCTCTGGAAAGAGCACCCTTTTGAAACTTATCTGTGGCCTTTTTAAACCAAATTCTGGAAAAAATCACGTTCTTTGA